DNA sequence from the Methylacidiphilum kamchatkense Kam1 genome:
TACTAATGTTTTCCACCCCAATCGGAACTTCCAAAAAATCCTGGGCTTCTTTTATTTTTTGAGCCGTCAGTTTTGCTGCCGCTAAGGTATAAGGCATCGGTAAAAGATCATGGACATAGGTTCCATCCACACTACCCCAAGCTAAATGGTCCGATACCCAGGGAGTTTTTGTTTTTTGAACAAGTTTTTTCAGTCGTTTTAAATGCTCGCGATCTAGCGGATCAACCGAACCAAAATACAGCCCTACCCCATGCGGCACTACTTTATAGCTTTCCAGTATCTTATCCAATAGGATCTCTGGCTTGCCTCCATTGCCCATAAAGTTTTCAGAAATAATCTCAAACCAGCTCACCCCTGGTTTCTTCTCCAATATATGCTGGTAGTGAGGGATCCTTAAGCCAATCCCTATTCCGTAGGCTTCGAAAAACTTTGAAAACTTCAAAGACATGCTTTCTCCATGCAAAAAGAGGCACAGAGATAGACTCTAAACAAAGTCAAAAACTTAACACCAACTAGAGGTTTTCGATTCTGAGCTTTGAGGTTCTTCGCCCTTCTTGCTTTTTTTCTTCCCTTTGCAGCTTTGCTTTCCTTTACAACTCATTTCAGCAAAGGCTCTAGGATCTGCTGATTTTCCAGCTAATTTATCAAGGTTTTTCACCTGCCCATTCAGAGCAGTGCCTGCAAGCATTCCAACCATCACCGTGCCCACAACGGCAGAACGAAGTTGTTTTTTCATATTCTTTATATTCCTTTTAGAAGATTCGCTCTTTTTCTTTTATCCTTCGCTACTAACTTCTACAAGAAAAAAACCAATTATTTATATTTTTAGAAAGATCTTGTATTTCTAACCTTTTTCGATCCCATTTTTCCATCTCCCTCCTCCCAACTCATTCCGCTAAATCACACCATAAATAAAACGCTAAGCCCTATGAGCTGTTTTGCTCAAATCTAGAATTTATGGAAAAGAATCTTTTGTTTTTCTTTCTCACAACTCCTTTTCTCTTTATATACTTTCTCAAAATTAAACCAACTGAAGTTTAGTTTATGGAAAAAGATACTATATATACCGCATTGCCTGGCCGAACCTATCCTTTAGGAGCAACCTGGGATGGGCAAGGGGTCAACTTTGCTCTCTATGCTGAACATGCCACCAAAGTCGAGCTCTGCCTGTTTGACTCAACGGGAAAGGAAACAAAAATACCGATAACCGATTGTACTGATTATATCTGGAATGTCTATATTCCCTCCCTGGCACCAGGCCAATTGTATGGCTACAGAGTTCATGGTCCCTATGAACCACAGCTAGGGCATCGGTTTAATCCTCATAAACTCTTGCTCGATCCCTATGCTAAACTTATTAAAGGGGAACTCAACTGGAATGAGGCTGTTTTTGGTTATAAAATAAATGATCCTCAATCGGATCTTTCTTTTAACGAAACAGATAGTGCTCCCTATGTTCCTTTATCGGTCGTAGTAGATTCTAATCAGTCCACAGGAAAAAAGGAGCCTAAGCCCTCCATCCCTTGGCATAAGACCATCATTTATGAGCTACACGTCAAAGGATTTACTCAGAAAAATGAGAAAATCCCACCCGAATTCCGAGGAACTTTTTTAGGCCTAGCTTCCAAACCCGTCATTGACTACCTGCTTAATCTAGGGATTACAGCAGTAGAATTGATGCCCATCCATCAACATATCTCTGA
Encoded proteins:
- the bufB gene encoding MNIO family bufferin maturase, producing the protein MSLKFSKFFEAYGIGIGLRIPHYQHILEKKPGVSWFEIISENFMGNGGKPEILLDKILESYKVVPHGVGLYFGSVDPLDREHLKRLKKLVQKTKTPWVSDHLAWGSVDGTYVHDLLPMPYTLAAAKLTAQKIKEAQDFLEVPIGVENISSYAQYRSSKMTEWEFLTEVVETADCGILLDVNNLYVNSQNHGFNPLAYLDHIPLKRVIQFHIAGHSRLPKYLLDTHDQPVSSAVWDLYGEVIRRCGPRPTLLEWDDAIPSFEEVYQEALKAKAFIDAYQSTEPRCGKS